In Gadus chalcogrammus isolate NIFS_2021 chromosome 1, NIFS_Gcha_1.0, whole genome shotgun sequence, one DNA window encodes the following:
- the sephs3 gene encoding selenide, water dikinase 3, whose protein sequence is MSGSTPPTPPAEAVGVEGCLLPGYKPFKPEDHGLDRGFRLTAFSDLKGUGCKVPQEALLRLLAGLEPDPAAGAGEAGDQASEFGQQPPGPRLGIGMDSCVIPLRHGGLSLVQTTDFFYPLVEDPYMMGRIACANVLSDLYAMGITECDNMLMLLSVSQKMNEKERERAMPLLMRGFRDAAEEGGTSVTGGQTVVNPWIIVGGVASVVCQPSEFIMPDGAVPGDVLVLTKPLGTQVAVNAHQWLDQPERWNKIKLVVSKEEVKEAYQEAMFSMATLNRTAAGLMHKFQAHAGTDVTGFGLLGHANNLAAQQRSEVSFVIHNLPIIAKMAAISKACGNLFNLIQGTSAETSGGLLVCLPREQAAKFCSEMKSQGSGFGGQGAAGGAWIIGIVEKGDRRARIIDKPRIIEVPPRGSPAANQDNSTTSPAPSPNVS, encoded by the exons ATGTCCGGCTccactccccccactcccccggcCGAGGCCGTGGGAGTCGAGGGCTGTTTACTACCCGGATACAAGCCTTTCAAACCCGAGGATCATGGGCTGGATCGTGGGTTCCGTCTCACAGCCTTCTCCGACCTGAAGGGGTGAGGCTGTAAGGTCCCCCAGGAGGCTCTGCTCAGACTCCTGGCGGGACTGGAGCCCGACCCGGCTGCCGGCGCAGGGGAGGCCGGAGACCAGGCCTCGGAGTTCGGTCAGCAGCCCCCCGGCCCTCGCCTCG gcaTAGGGATGGACTCGTGCGTGATTCCTCTGAGACACGGAGGTCTCTCACTCGTCCAGACCACGGACTTCTTCTATCCTCTGGTGGAGGATCCCTACATGATG GGCCGGATCGCCTGCGCCAACGTCCTCAGTGACCTCTACGCCATGGGCATCACAGAGTGTGACAACATGCTGATGCTGCTCAGTGTCAGCCAGAAGATGAACGAGAAG GAGCGCGAGCGAGCCATGCCGCTGCTGATGCGAGGGTTCCGGGAcgcggcggaggaggggggcacCTCGGTGACCGGGGGGCAGACGGTGGTCAACCCGTGGATCATCGTTGGAGGCGTGGCCTCAGTCGTGTGTCAGCCCAGCGAGTTCATCAT GCCTGATGGAGCCGTACCGGGAGACGTCCTGGTGCTCACCAAGCCCCTCGGAACCCAGGTGGCAGTCAACGCCCATCAGTGGCTGGATCAG cctgAAAGATGGAACAAGATCAAGCTTGTTGTCAGCAAGGAGGAAGTGAAAGAGGCCTATCAGGAAGCCATGTTCTCCATGGCAACACTCAATCGCACAG CGGCTGGCCTTATGCACAAGTTCCAGGCCCACGCAGGGACGGACGTGACGGGCTTCGGGCTGCTGGGCCACGCCAACAACCTGGCGGCGCAGCAGCGCAGCGAGGTCTCCTTCGTCATCCACAACCTGCCCATCATCGCTAAGATGGCCGCCATCAGCAAGGCGTGCGGAAACCTGTTCAACCTGATCCAGGGCACGTCCGCGGAAACCTCTG gcGGGCTGCTGGTCTGCCTCCCCAGGGAGCAGGCGGCCAAGTTCTGTTCGGAGATGAAGAGCCAGGGCTCTGGGTTCGGGGGCCAGGGGGCCGCCGGCGGGGCCTGGATCATCGGCATCGTAGAGAAAGGCGACCGCCGCGCCCGCATCATCGACAAGCCCCGCATCATCGAGGTCCCGCCTCGAGGGAGcccggcagccaatcaggacaACAGCACgactagccccgcccccagccccaaTGTGtcataa